One window of Alteriqipengyuania lutimaris genomic DNA carries:
- a CDS encoding vgr related protein, protein MPDHPIDAATHDNAVAPCPAGGERRLTAGEVALARSVFGTAIDYRKVTIRRRKWAFFQPKNTTMAPQGHLHFHPGAAGYCDDFSAGNHHRQGHFIHEMTHVWQTQSKGEWYLPLHRHPWCRYDYSLKPGWSLEKYGIEQQAEIVKHAFWLRNGVRVAGIADRDAYDLLVRFPGADT, encoded by the coding sequence GTGCCCGATCATCCGATCGACGCCGCTACCCATGACAATGCGGTCGCTCCCTGCCCCGCGGGTGGGGAGCGGCGGCTGACGGCGGGCGAGGTTGCGCTTGCCAGGTCGGTGTTCGGCACCGCGATCGACTATCGCAAGGTGACGATCCGGCGGCGCAAGTGGGCGTTCTTCCAGCCGAAGAACACCACCATGGCACCGCAGGGCCACCTGCACTTCCACCCCGGCGCGGCCGGCTACTGCGACGATTTTTCCGCCGGCAACCATCACCGGCAGGGCCATTTCATCCACGAGATGACGCATGTGTGGCAGACCCAGAGCAAGGGCGAATGGTACCTGCCGCTCCACCGCCATCCGTGGTGCCGCTACGACTACAGCCTCAAGCCGGGCTGGAGCCTCGAGAAGTACGGGATCGAGCAGCAGGCGGAAATCGTGAAGCACGCCTTCTGGCTCAGGAACGGCGTGCGCGTGGCGGGCATCGCCGACCGGGACGCCTACGATCTGCTGGTGCGATTCCCCGGCGCGGACACGTGA
- the radA gene encoding DNA repair protein RadA, which yields MAKPKKRYVCQNCGSVASRWQGQCADCSEWNSLVEDAPATVFSQKHDLSGGGRRLEFVALNEAVEPPRRATTGLKEFDRALGGGLVPGAAILIGGDPGIGKSTLLLQTAGGIANRGGDVVYVSGEEASAQVRLRAERLGLADAPVRLASSTNVRDILTTLGAGDAPDLLVVDSIQTMYSDTIEGAPGTVSQVRGCAFELIRYAKERGSALVLVGHVTKDGNIAGPRVLEHMVDVVMSFEGERSHQYRILRALKNRFGAVDEIGVFAMATEGLEEVANPSSLFLTGRDTPLAGSAVFPAMEGTRPVLVEIQALIVKLQSGATPRRAVVGWDNGRLAMLLAVLESRCGLNFSSAEVYLNVAGGYRLADPAADLAVAAALVSALADRALPDRSVWFGEVSLAGEIRPVAHAGLRLREAAKLGFTSAFGPLREEKASPDIQFAGLKQLGQLVDRVMR from the coding sequence ATGGCCAAGCCCAAGAAACGATATGTCTGCCAGAACTGCGGATCGGTCGCCTCGCGCTGGCAGGGCCAGTGCGCGGACTGCTCTGAATGGAATTCGCTGGTGGAGGATGCGCCCGCCACCGTCTTCAGCCAGAAGCACGATCTTTCGGGCGGCGGACGGCGGCTGGAATTCGTCGCGCTGAACGAGGCAGTCGAGCCGCCCAGGCGCGCGACCACCGGGCTGAAGGAGTTCGACCGTGCGCTGGGCGGCGGACTGGTGCCCGGTGCGGCGATCCTGATCGGCGGCGATCCGGGCATCGGCAAATCGACGCTGCTGCTGCAGACCGCAGGCGGAATCGCCAACCGGGGCGGCGATGTCGTCTATGTCAGCGGCGAGGAAGCCTCGGCCCAGGTGCGCCTGCGGGCCGAGCGGCTGGGGCTGGCCGATGCGCCCGTTCGCCTCGCCTCCAGCACCAATGTGCGCGACATCCTGACCACCTTGGGCGCAGGCGACGCGCCCGACCTGCTCGTCGTCGATTCGATCCAGACGATGTATTCGGACACGATCGAGGGGGCGCCCGGCACGGTCAGCCAGGTGCGCGGCTGCGCATTCGAGCTGATCCGTTACGCCAAGGAACGCGGCAGCGCGCTGGTGCTGGTCGGCCATGTCACCAAGGACGGCAACATCGCGGGGCCGCGCGTCCTCGAACACATGGTCGATGTCGTGATGAGCTTCGAGGGGGAGCGCAGCCACCAGTACCGCATCCTGCGCGCGCTCAAGAACCGCTTCGGCGCGGTCGACGAGATCGGCGTCTTCGCGATGGCGACCGAGGGGCTGGAGGAAGTCGCCAACCCTTCGAGCCTGTTCCTCACCGGGCGCGACACTCCGCTGGCGGGCAGCGCGGTGTTCCCCGCCATGGAGGGGACGCGCCCCGTGCTGGTCGAGATCCAGGCTCTGATCGTGAAGCTGCAATCGGGCGCGACCCCGCGCCGCGCGGTGGTCGGCTGGGACAATGGCCGCCTCGCGATGCTGCTGGCGGTGCTCGAATCGCGCTGCGGGCTCAATTTCAGCTCGGCCGAGGTCTATCTCAACGTCGCGGGCGGATACCGGCTGGCCGATCCAGCGGCGGATCTCGCGGTGGCCGCAGCGCTGGTTTCCGCGCTGGCCGACAGGGCCTTGCCCGATCGCTCGGTATGGTTCGGCGAGGTCTCGCTGGCGGGCGAAATCCGCCCGGTCGCGCACGCAGGCCTGCGGCTTCGCGAGGCGGCGAAGCTTGGATTTACATCCGCTTTCGGCCCGTTAAGGGAGGAAAAAGCTTCACCGGACATTCAATTCGCCGGACTAAAGCAGCTGGGCCAGCTGGTGGACCGCGTGATGCGGTAG
- a CDS encoding patatin-like protein, giving the protein MRQKELRIALVCYGGVSLAVYMHGVTKEVWNLARASRALHSGEDSPSGVAAAYRELLDLLADEHELRLRVLPDIFSGASAGGINAVFLAQAIHSGRSLEPLTDMWLDNADIDRLTAEDARMGWRFAKVWAQPLANFVLRRPGNLVSESVAPETRAEVREKVSKLVRGRWFQPPFSGETMSRMLLEALEAMDSVPADGPLLPPGHPIDLYVPTTDFHGYLAHLRLNSPPVVKESEHRMPISFNSRTPEAAGQWLADPFELAFAARATASFPGAFPPLRIDEIDALAEETGRAWHGREAFLRRIMPAHMDDGTAEGVSLIDGSVLVNRPFEGAIDALRGRPAVREVERRFAYIDPQPDRYVRDEARVREPVGFFESIFGSLSTLPREQPIRDNLEGIAEQSRHAEKLQAMIAQMRPQVESAVEKLFDRTVFFDRPTPRRLANWRGKAQQAAAEQAGYTFAGYAELKFVGILERIAELVRKAAPKDFEPDVQTITHRLRGALRERGLETLVSDGGGASPEAVAFFRSFDLAFRVRRLRLLARRTARDWERDPDIPNEAIDRARASIYLILAAYFENDGLDPLGPQFKDLARNVMIDPGAVLDHVAGVRDLLTLDTNSEKAFAHALGDMPRELRRRMMYAYLGFPFYDVATLPILGMQGMNEFEPVKVDRISPEDAQAIREGGTSATLRGIEFYDFGAFFSRAYRENDYLWGRLHGCERMVDIVLSTSDRPVEPQKRRAILRRALLAIIDEEVEAGRCGEESLKALRDEIETRLGTA; this is encoded by the coding sequence ATGCGTCAGAAGGAACTCAGGATCGCGCTCGTCTGCTATGGCGGGGTCAGCCTTGCGGTCTACATGCACGGTGTCACCAAGGAGGTCTGGAACCTCGCCCGCGCGAGCCGTGCGCTGCATTCGGGAGAGGATTCCCCCTCGGGCGTCGCCGCCGCCTATCGCGAACTGCTCGACCTGCTGGCCGACGAGCACGAGCTGCGGCTGCGGGTCCTGCCCGACATTTTCAGCGGAGCCAGCGCGGGCGGGATCAACGCGGTGTTCCTTGCGCAGGCGATCCATTCGGGCCGTTCGCTCGAGCCGCTGACCGACATGTGGCTCGACAATGCCGATATCGACCGGCTGACGGCGGAAGACGCGCGGATGGGCTGGCGCTTCGCCAAGGTGTGGGCGCAGCCGCTCGCCAATTTCGTGTTGCGCCGCCCGGGCAACCTCGTGTCCGAAAGCGTTGCGCCCGAAACCCGCGCCGAGGTGCGCGAGAAAGTGTCCAAGCTGGTGCGCGGGCGCTGGTTCCAGCCGCCCTTTTCGGGCGAGACGATGTCGCGCATGCTGCTGGAAGCGCTGGAGGCGATGGACAGCGTGCCTGCGGACGGCCCGCTGCTGCCGCCCGGGCATCCGATCGATCTCTACGTGCCGACGACCGATTTCCACGGCTATCTCGCGCACCTGCGGCTCAACAGTCCGCCCGTGGTGAAGGAGAGCGAGCATCGCATGCCGATCTCCTTCAACTCGAGGACGCCCGAAGCGGCGGGGCAGTGGCTGGCCGATCCCTTTGAGCTCGCCTTTGCCGCACGTGCCACCGCAAGCTTTCCCGGTGCCTTCCCCCCGCTGCGGATCGACGAGATCGATGCACTGGCGGAGGAGACGGGGCGCGCCTGGCACGGCCGCGAGGCATTCCTGCGGCGGATCATGCCCGCCCATATGGACGACGGCACCGCGGAAGGGGTTTCGCTGATCGACGGGTCGGTGCTGGTAAACCGGCCGTTCGAAGGCGCGATCGATGCGCTGCGCGGACGCCCCGCGGTGCGCGAGGTCGAGCGGCGCTTCGCCTATATCGACCCGCAGCCCGATCGCTATGTCCGCGACGAGGCGCGTGTGCGCGAGCCGGTCGGCTTTTTCGAGAGCATTTTCGGCTCGCTCTCCACGCTGCCGCGCGAGCAGCCGATCCGCGACAACCTCGAAGGAATTGCCGAACAGTCGCGCCATGCCGAAAAGCTGCAGGCGATGATCGCGCAGATGCGCCCGCAGGTGGAAAGCGCGGTGGAGAAGCTGTTCGACCGCACCGTCTTCTTCGACCGTCCCACCCCGCGCAGGCTCGCGAACTGGCGCGGCAAGGCGCAGCAGGCGGCGGCGGAGCAGGCAGGCTATACGTTCGCAGGCTATGCCGAGCTCAAGTTCGTCGGGATCCTTGAACGGATCGCGGAGCTGGTGCGCAAGGCCGCGCCCAAGGATTTCGAGCCGGACGTCCAGACGATCACCCACCGGCTGCGCGGCGCCTTGCGCGAACGAGGCCTGGAAACGCTGGTGAGCGATGGCGGCGGCGCGAGCCCGGAGGCGGTGGCCTTTTTCCGCAGCTTCGACCTCGCCTTTCGCGTGCGTCGTCTGCGGCTGCTGGCGCGCCGGACCGCGCGGGACTGGGAACGCGATCCCGACATTCCCAACGAGGCGATCGATCGTGCGCGCGCTTCGATCTACCTGATCCTGGCGGCCTATTTCGAGAACGACGGGCTCGATCCGCTGGGTCCGCAGTTCAAGGATCTGGCGCGCAACGTGATGATCGACCCGGGCGCCGTGCTCGACCACGTGGCCGGTGTCCGCGATCTCCTGACGCTGGATACCAATTCGGAGAAAGCCTTCGCGCATGCGCTGGGCGACATGCCGCGCGAGCTGCGGCGGCGCATGATGTACGCCTATCTCGGCTTCCCCTTCTACGATGTCGCGACGCTGCCGATCCTCGGCATGCAGGGGATGAACGAGTTCGAGCCGGTGAAGGTCGACCGGATCAGCCCCGAAGACGCGCAGGCGATACGCGAGGGCGGCACCTCGGCCACGCTGCGCGGCATTGAGTTCTACGATTTCGGCGCGTTCTTCAGCCGCGCCTATCGCGAGAACGATTACCTGTGGGGACGCCTGCACGGGTGCGAGCGCATGGTCGATATCGTGCTGTCGACCAGCGACCGGCCGGTCGAGCCGCAGAAGCGACGCGCGATCCTGCGGCGCGCTCTCCTCGCCATCATCGACGAGGAGGTGGAAGCCGGGCGCTGCGGCGAAGAATCGCTGAAGGCCCTGCGCGATGAAATCGAGACGCGATTGGGAACAGCATGA
- the hrcA gene encoding heat-inducible transcriptional repressor HrcA, giving the protein MTTPPLTELTDRTRDIFRLVVEQYLSTGQPVGSKTLAQGGAVDLSPASIRSVLADLEKLGLLAAPHVSAGRKPTESGLRLFVDGMMQISQPSAEERRAIEARLGDPGPMEARLEQASTMLSDLSGAAGMVFVPTAERRLTQMSFVPLDAKRALAVLVDANGQIENRLIELAGVDVGTLESASNYLSARLANRSLGEAIKEIEAEIEGGRSALDEASKTLVQKGIAMWSEDAERSPVFIVRGQAKLLDDEAVGDVERVRQLLDQLENKQAVAQVLERARAAQATRIYIGSENRLFALSGSSVIASPFRDRDGNIVGVLGVIGPTRLNYARIVPMVDFTAQSLGRLTG; this is encoded by the coding sequence ATGACCACTCCACCGCTGACCGAACTGACCGACCGCACGCGCGACATCTTTCGCCTGGTGGTCGAGCAGTACCTCAGCACCGGCCAGCCCGTCGGCTCGAAGACGCTGGCGCAGGGCGGGGCGGTGGACCTCTCGCCCGCGTCGATCCGCAGCGTTCTGGCCGATCTCGAAAAGCTCGGCCTGCTCGCCGCGCCGCATGTCTCGGCCGGGCGCAAGCCGACCGAGAGCGGATTGCGGCTGTTCGTCGACGGGATGATGCAGATCAGCCAGCCCAGTGCGGAGGAACGCCGCGCGATCGAAGCGCGACTGGGCGATCCGGGGCCGATGGAGGCGCGGCTCGAACAGGCGAGCACCATGCTCTCCGACCTCTCGGGCGCGGCGGGGATGGTGTTCGTGCCTACCGCCGAACGCAGGCTGACACAGATGAGCTTCGTGCCGCTCGACGCGAAGCGCGCGCTCGCCGTGCTGGTCGATGCCAATGGCCAGATCGAGAACCGGCTGATCGAGCTTGCAGGCGTGGACGTGGGCACGCTCGAAAGCGCGTCGAACTACCTTTCCGCCCGGCTCGCCAATCGCAGCCTCGGCGAAGCGATCAAGGAGATCGAAGCCGAGATCGAAGGCGGGCGCAGCGCGCTCGACGAAGCGAGCAAGACGCTGGTCCAGAAAGGCATCGCGATGTGGAGCGAGGATGCCGAACGCAGCCCGGTGTTCATCGTGCGCGGTCAGGCCAAGCTGCTCGACGACGAAGCGGTAGGCGATGTCGAACGCGTGCGGCAGCTGCTCGACCAGCTGGAGAACAAGCAGGCCGTGGCGCAGGTGCTGGAGCGGGCGCGCGCGGCGCAGGCCACGCGAATCTACATCGGCAGCGAAAATCGCCTCTTCGCGCTGAGCGGTTCCTCTGTTATCGCCTCGCCCTTCCGCGACCGGGATGGGAACATCGTGGGCGTGCTGGGGGTTATCGGCCCCACGCGCTTGAACTACGCACGTATCGTTCCCATGGTCGATTTCACTGCACAATCGCTGGGCCGGTTGACCGGCTAA
- a CDS encoding glycine zipper domain-containing protein, with protein MKSRFALIPVALVSALSLSACAENYSAEGGLGGAALGAAAAAVTGGDITRYALAGAAAGALAGYFVDKDDSCDGYDRDGYLDEDCFGTRGYPADPR; from the coding sequence ATGAAATCGCGTTTCGCCCTTATTCCCGTCGCCCTGGTCTCGGCCCTGTCGCTTAGCGCGTGCGCTGAAAACTACTCCGCAGAAGGTGGCCTAGGCGGTGCCGCTCTTGGTGCCGCCGCCGCCGCCGTAACCGGGGGCGACATCACCCGCTACGCGCTCGCTGGTGCCGCCGCGGGTGCGCTGGCCGGCTATTTCGTCGACAAGGACGATAGCTGCGATGGTTACGACCGTGACGGCTATCTCGACGAAGACTGCTTCGGCACGCGCGGCTATCCTGCCGATCCGCGCTGA
- a CDS encoding DUF2199 domain-containing protein, whose product MSFSFKCRVCGETHAGMPALASDAPDYYYSIPPEEREARCELTTDTCVTDDRFYFLRGTIEIPVTGLKEHFCWGVWVSVSFESFKLLMEHWEDPNRSDIGPFFGWLSANLAVYPDTVNLKTNVELQAPPLRPLIWLEPTDHPLAVEQRMGISQQRLAETYAEYLH is encoded by the coding sequence ATGAGCTTCAGTTTTAAGTGTCGCGTATGCGGGGAAACGCACGCGGGGATGCCTGCTCTCGCTTCAGACGCCCCGGATTATTACTATTCGATCCCTCCCGAGGAACGGGAAGCGCGCTGCGAGCTGACCACTGATACCTGTGTGACCGACGATCGGTTCTACTTTTTGCGCGGCACCATCGAGATTCCGGTCACCGGGCTGAAAGAGCATTTTTGCTGGGGTGTCTGGGTGTCCGTCAGTTTCGAAAGCTTCAAGCTCTTGATGGAGCATTGGGAAGACCCGAACCGCAGCGATATCGGCCCATTCTTCGGCTGGTTATCCGCCAATCTCGCAGTTTATCCCGACACCGTGAACCTGAAGACAAACGTGGAACTTCAGGCCCCGCCCCTGCGTCCACTGATCTGGCTGGAACCAACCGATCATCCTCTTGCTGTCGAGCAGCGAATGGGCATCAGTCAGCAGAGGCTGGCGGAGACTTACGCAGAATACCTGCATTAG
- a CDS encoding nucleotide exchange factor GrpE — MQDNNDPKDEPVRENDALDAEAEKELAGVPEHLRDQGEDDDDDAGESNGGVDQMAEAIASLKEDLEKSHQEVLYARAETQNVRRRLEKDIADTRAYAATGFARDILSVSDNLVRAIESIPEDLREDDKFKGLVAGIEATQRELERVFSQHGVTRVAAKGLPLDPNVHQAMMEIPSDEAEPGTVIQEMQAGYLIRDRLLRPALVGVAKKPD; from the coding sequence ATGCAAGACAACAACGATCCCAAGGACGAACCCGTTCGCGAGAACGACGCTCTCGACGCAGAGGCGGAGAAGGAACTGGCCGGCGTGCCCGAACATCTTCGCGACCAGGGCGAGGATGACGATGACGACGCGGGCGAGAGCAATGGCGGCGTCGACCAGATGGCCGAGGCGATCGCCAGCCTGAAGGAAGACCTCGAAAAGTCGCATCAGGAAGTCCTCTACGCCCGCGCCGAAACGCAGAACGTGCGTCGCCGGCTGGAAAAGGACATCGCCGATACCCGCGCCTATGCAGCGACCGGTTTCGCGCGCGACATCCTGTCCGTGTCGGACAATCTGGTGCGCGCGATCGAATCCATTCCCGAAGACCTGCGCGAAGACGACAAGTTCAAGGGACTGGTCGCCGGGATCGAGGCGACCCAGCGCGAGCTGGAGCGCGTCTTCAGCCAGCACGGCGTGACGCGGGTGGCGGCCAAGGGCCTGCCGCTCGACCCCAATGTGCACCAGGCGATGATGGAAATCCCGAGCGACGAGGCAGAGCCGGGCACGGTCATCCAGGAAATGCAGGCAGGCTATCTGATCCGCGATCGCCTGCTGCGTCCTGCGCTGGTCGGTGTCGCGAAGAAGCCGGACTGA
- the dnaJ gene encoding molecular chaperone DnaJ translates to MASETDLYELLGVSRDADAAAIKAAYRKMAMKYHPDRNPGDAEAEARFKAVGAAYEVLKDPQKRAAYDQYGHAAFQQGGGSGHGGHHADFGDIGDIFETIFGSAFGGMRQNARRGADLRYDLEITLEEAFHGKSTTIEIEVSQQCDVCTGSGAEPGTGTRACNMCNGYGKVRAQQGLFVVERPCPNCHGRGEVIESPCRNCRGDGRVDAPQSLSVDIPPGVDTGTRIRLSGKGEAGPRGSPSGDLYIFIHVRQHAVFGREGSNLIARVPISFTTASLGGRVDIPDLDGSSNTIDIPTGIQSGKQLRLRGAGMPVLQGRGRGDLVVEVTVETPTRLSKRQKEILEEFRETETGEECPESRGFFDRIKEAFGA, encoded by the coding sequence ATGGCTTCCGAAACTGATCTTTACGAACTGCTCGGCGTGTCGCGCGACGCGGACGCCGCCGCGATCAAGGCCGCCTATCGCAAGATGGCGATGAAGTATCACCCGGACCGAAACCCGGGCGATGCCGAGGCGGAGGCGCGCTTCAAGGCCGTCGGCGCGGCCTATGAAGTCCTCAAGGACCCGCAGAAACGCGCGGCCTACGACCAGTACGGCCATGCCGCCTTCCAGCAGGGCGGGGGCAGTGGCCACGGCGGCCATCACGCCGACTTCGGCGATATCGGCGATATCTTCGAAACGATCTTCGGCAGCGCGTTCGGCGGTATGCGGCAGAATGCCCGGCGCGGCGCGGACCTGCGCTACGACCTCGAAATCACGCTGGAAGAGGCCTTCCACGGCAAGTCGACCACGATCGAGATCGAGGTGTCGCAGCAATGCGACGTGTGCACCGGGTCGGGTGCGGAGCCGGGCACCGGCACGCGCGCCTGCAACATGTGCAATGGCTACGGCAAGGTGCGCGCGCAGCAGGGCCTGTTCGTGGTCGAGCGGCCATGCCCCAATTGCCATGGGCGCGGCGAGGTGATCGAAAGCCCCTGCCGCAATTGCCGCGGCGACGGGCGCGTCGATGCGCCGCAATCGCTTTCGGTCGACATTCCCCCCGGCGTCGATACGGGCACCCGCATCCGCCTGTCGGGCAAGGGCGAGGCGGGACCGCGCGGGAGCCCGTCGGGCGATCTCTACATCTTCATCCACGTGCGCCAGCACGCGGTCTTCGGACGCGAGGGATCGAACCTGATCGCGCGCGTACCGATCAGCTTCACCACCGCCTCTCTGGGCGGGAGGGTCGACATTCCCGACCTCGACGGGTCGAGCAACACGATCGACATTCCCACCGGCATCCAGTCGGGCAAGCAACTGCGCCTGCGCGGTGCGGGCATGCCCGTGCTGCAAGGGCGCGGACGCGGCGACCTGGTGGTGGAAGTCACGGTCGAGACGCCGACCCGGCTGTCGAAGCGGCAGAAGGAGATCCTCGAGGAATTCCGCGAGACCGAAACGGGCGAGGAATGCCCTGAAAGCCGCGGCTTCTTCGACCGGATCAAGGAAGCCTTCGGGGCCTGA
- a CDS encoding copper chaperone PCu(A)C, translated as MKSFLPSVALVAGTIALGACSEEPAETEEVAAPLTASEGRLFLPAVEGNPGVVYFELANSGDRAVSIRRADVEGAASAELHDYMEYDDTEMGSIGIVTVQPGETTSFAPGDLHVMAFELDPSLEAGGETTVTLTMAGGSTMEFEAEIMPADAER; from the coding sequence ATGAAATCGTTTTTGCCGTCCGTCGCACTTGTTGCGGGCACGATCGCGCTCGGCGCCTGCTCCGAAGAGCCTGCGGAGACCGAGGAAGTCGCCGCCCCGCTGACCGCCTCGGAAGGCCGCCTGTTCCTGCCCGCAGTGGAAGGCAATCCGGGGGTCGTCTATTTCGAGCTTGCGAACAGCGGCGACCGCGCCGTCTCCATCCGCCGTGCCGATGTCGAAGGCGCGGCGAGCGCGGAACTGCACGATTACATGGAATACGACGACACCGAGATGGGCTCTATCGGCATCGTGACCGTCCAGCCGGGCGAAACCACCAGCTTCGCGCCGGGCGATCTGCACGTGATGGCGTTCGAACTCGATCCCTCGCTCGAAGCGGGCGGCGAGACCACGGTCACGCTGACCATGGCGGGCGGATCGACGATGGAGTTCGAGGCCGAGATCATGCCCGCCGACGCGGAGCGCTGA
- the dnaK gene encoding molecular chaperone DnaK: MAKVIGIDLGTTNSCVAVMDGGKPKVIENAEGARTTPSIVAFTKDSERLIGQPAKRQAVTNPDNTVFAVKRLIGRRFEDPMTKKDMELVPYDIVKGNNGDAWVEAGGNEYSPSQISAFILQKMKETAESYLGENVTQAVITVPAYFNDAQRQATKDAGQIAGLEVLRIINEPTAAALAYGLDKDENKTIAVYDLGGGTFDISILEVGDGVFEVKSTNGDTFLGGEDFDSAIVEYLADQFKSKENMDLKSDKLALQRLKEAAEKAKIELSSAQQTEVNLPFITARMEGGSSTPLHLVETLTRSKLEQLVGDLVKRTLDPCKKALEDAGLKTGEVDEVILVGGMTRMPKVREVVEDFFGKKPHTGVNPDEVVAMGAAIQAGVLQGDVKDVLLLDVTPLSLGIETLGGIMTKMIDRNTTIPTKKTQVYSTAEDNQQAVTIRVFQGEREMAGDNKLLGQFDLVGIPPAPRGVPQVEVTFDIDANGIVNVSAKDKGTGKEQQIRIQASGGLNDSDIESMVKDAERFAEEDKKRREAAEARNQADNLVHATEKQVQENGDKIDASLKSDVEAAIAETKTALEGDDVDAINTKAQALTEVAMKMGQQIYEKEQASGGDAGAGGSDADAASSQDDDVVDAEFSEVDDGAGDSDSADRS; the protein is encoded by the coding sequence ATGGCAAAAGTAATCGGTATCGACCTCGGTACGACGAACTCGTGTGTCGCGGTCATGGACGGGGGTAAGCCCAAGGTCATCGAGAATGCGGAAGGCGCGCGCACCACGCCGTCGATCGTCGCGTTCACGAAGGACAGCGAGCGTCTGATCGGCCAGCCGGCCAAGCGCCAGGCGGTCACCAATCCCGACAACACCGTCTTCGCGGTGAAGCGCCTGATCGGGCGCCGTTTCGAAGATCCCATGACCAAGAAGGACATGGAGCTCGTCCCTTACGACATCGTCAAGGGCAACAACGGCGATGCGTGGGTCGAAGCGGGCGGCAACGAATATTCGCCCAGCCAGATTTCCGCCTTCATCCTGCAGAAGATGAAGGAAACCGCCGAGAGCTATCTCGGTGAGAACGTGACGCAGGCGGTCATCACCGTGCCCGCCTACTTCAACGACGCGCAACGCCAGGCGACCAAGGACGCGGGCCAGATCGCTGGCCTCGAAGTGCTGCGCATCATCAACGAGCCGACCGCGGCCGCGCTCGCCTACGGCCTCGACAAGGACGAGAACAAGACCATCGCGGTCTACGACCTTGGCGGCGGTACGTTCGACATCTCGATCCTCGAAGTCGGCGACGGCGTGTTCGAGGTGAAGTCGACCAACGGCGACACCTTCCTCGGCGGTGAAGACTTCGACAGCGCGATCGTCGAATATCTGGCCGACCAGTTCAAATCCAAGGAAAACATGGATTTGAAGAGCGACAAGCTGGCCCTGCAGCGCCTCAAGGAAGCCGCCGAAAAGGCGAAGATCGAGCTTTCGAGCGCGCAGCAGACCGAAGTGAACCTGCCCTTCATCACCGCACGCATGGAAGGCGGCAGCTCCACGCCGCTGCACCTCGTCGAAACGCTGACCCGCTCCAAGCTGGAACAGCTCGTCGGCGACCTGGTCAAGCGCACGCTCGACCCGTGCAAGAAGGCGCTCGAAGACGCCGGCCTCAAGACCGGTGAAGTCGACGAAGTGATCCTGGTCGGCGGGATGACCCGCATGCCCAAGGTCCGTGAAGTCGTGGAAGACTTCTTCGGCAAGAAGCCGCACACCGGCGTGAACCCCGACGAAGTCGTCGCCATGGGCGCGGCGATCCAGGCGGGCGTGCTGCAGGGCGACGTCAAGGACGTGCTGCTGCTCGACGTCACCCCGCTGTCGCTGGGAATCGAAACCCTGGGCGGGATCATGACCAAGATGATCGACCGCAACACGACGATCCCGACCAAGAAGACGCAGGTCTACTCGACCGCCGAGGACAATCAGCAGGCGGTGACGATCCGCGTGTTCCAGGGCGAGCGCGAGATGGCGGGCGACAACAAGCTGCTCGGCCAGTTCGACCTCGTCGGCATTCCGCCGGCGCCGCGCGGCGTGCCGCAGGTAGAAGTCACATTCGACATCGACGCCAACGGCATCGTGAACGTGTCCGCCAAGGACAAGGGCACGGGCAAGGAACAGCAGATCCGCATCCAGGCCTCGGGCGGTCTCAACGACAGCGACATCGAATCGATGGTCAAGGACGCCGAGCGCTTCGCCGAGGAAGACAAGAAGCGCCGCGAAGCTGCCGAAGCGCGCAACCAGGCGGATAACCTGGTCCACGCGACCGAGAAGCAGGTTCAGGAAAACGGCGACAAGATCGACGCATCGCTCAAGTCCGACGTCGAGGCAGCGATTGCCGAGACGAAGACCGCGCTCGAAGGCGACGATGTCGATGCGATCAATACCAAGGCACAGGCGCTGACCGAAGTGGCCATGAAGATGGGCCAGCAGATCTACGAGAAGGAACAGGCCAGCGGCGGCGATGCCGGGGCGGGCGGTTCCGATGCGGATGCCGCGTCCTCGCAGGACGACGACGTGGTCGATGCCGAGTTCTCCGAGGTCGACGACGGCGCTGGCGACAGCGACAGCGCCGACCGGTCCTGA